The Aspergillus nidulans FGSC A4 chromosome VIII genome contains the following window.
ACCAGTTTGAGCGTTATGAGGACACACCGGCGACTGGGAATTGCGGagaggctgatgaggatgtccCGTACGTTTACTCCTTACCGCAGGGGGGTGGTGGGTTTGTAACGTTTGTTGCTGACGGTTTGGTTTTTAGAGAGGGCAATGGCTGAGTCGCACCGCGCGCAATTCGTTTCTCTGCATGTGCGTGTCTCCAATACCGCTGCGCTGCACCTCTACCGCGATACACTGGGCTTCCAGGTCGATAGCGTTGAGAGCAAGTATTATGCTGATGGGGAGGATGCTTACGCGATGCGCATGGATCTTTCAAACATGTGGCTTGATTGGGCGGAGATCGAGCGGAAGGACCGGGAGCGCCATGCGGCTGACGAGAAGGACGCGGACGAGGGCGATGAGGTGGGGGAGCTGggcaagaaagaggacgagaaggagaaggagaagatggtgAGGGTCAAGGTTGGACGGAGTCTAGGGGTCGGTGACCTggtggagaagaacgaagcGCAGACAGCGTCAGTTTAGGATGTCGAGTCGTAGAGGGGCAGATGATTGCGGCTTTATTTAGAGCTACGCAGCGAGAGACTACATGTAACGAAGATCTTCAAGAGGAGATATAACACGTTGAGACAGTATATAAAGTAACCAAAATAAATCGAACACCAAAACACCATATTACACTCGTGTCGATCATTTTACTCATTCGGTTCCCTTGCTAGGCTTTTGttccttccccttctccttggcAGGTTCAGGTTCTTCCTCAGAGTTGGCGCTGGGTGTCTTGATCGAACTAATCGCACTACTCTCGGAGCCGGCATCGGCATCGGCGCGCTGCGTAATATGTGCTGAGACAGCGCGACTTTGCGAATTACTGCCCAGCTCAAGATTCTGCAACCGCTGCTCCAGATTCGACTCAGAAAGCGGCGCAGGCACAGAGCCAGCCTCGGAAGCCGTCTCCTCTTGTCCATGATTCTGACCCTGAGCCagtctcctctccctctccctcctctcctgcctccttctcgccttcttcgccctcctcgactccttctgctcctcgcgcGCCCTCTTCACAACATCCCGAAACGCCTTCCTCGTAGCTCTCAGCTCCTCCTTCGCGGCCCGCCGTTCCGCCTGATTCCGCTGCCGATCTGCCGGTGACTCCCACCTTCCCCAGCTACTCCGTCCTTGGTGTGACGATTGCGATGTTGAGTGCTGATCACTTCGCGACTGTCCCCATCCCGGTCTCCAGCGGCGGGTTGAAGAGACGCGGGCTTGCCGTCGAGATTCGCGGAGAGCGTCGAGCTGCCGACGGAGTTCGACGGCTGCGTCGTAGAGTTCACGGTCATGGTGGGCAGATAGAGAAAGGAGTTGGGCGCGGACGGTGGCGAGGTCGGAAGAGGAGAGATCTGATGTTGTGGAAATGGAAtcgatggaggagagggaggagtCAGAGGTCGTGGACGAGGTAGAATCCCTTCGGGGGCGGTTGTAGGAAGTTGAGTTTGCTGACTGTTGTGGTTgttgctgcggttgttggTCAGAAGAAAGTTGCTGAGACTGGGCTACTGTGGTCTCCGGTGCGGATTGACTTTGCTGGGTATATTGAGCGGTGCCGGAAGTCTGAGACTGATGCTGGGGCTGTGGTTGCGGATAGTAGTGTGGATATGCCTGCGGAGGTTGGTTCCATCCAGAAAAGGCGCTTTCAGCCTTTCGACCACTGAGACCTGCTTGCTCTTCGATCCAGCGGCCATGAGCCATAGCTTGTTCTTCGACCTTGCTGCCGTAGTACTGTGCATGGGCCGTTATCTGATCCCCGTAATGCAGAGCCTGCTCCGAGATGCGGTCGCCGTATTTCTGGGCTTGCGCGGCAAGACTCGAGAACCAGCCTAATGGACCGCCTTTCAGGATCGAGCTTTCATATTGCTGCGAATGTTGTGTGCCCCACCCCCAGGGCTGCCACTGCGGGTATTGGTAATGATAGACATGAGGGTTCGCCGGGTGAAAGAATCCAGAACCTTGCTGTGGTGGGTATGGAGCTGGGTTAGGGATTGACCACCCGTATGGCCCTGGTACCTGCCCGGGGTACATAGGAGCCTGCGGATATCCCGTAATCGTGGGGTGCATGTTACCTGGCAGAGGATGACCCCTGCCAGTTTCCGGTACCTGAGTACCGCGATTCTCCTGCGACGCCCTCGTAGCAGCGGGATAACACCTCGGACAGAGCGGGGAGATCGGCGCATTCCTGGGATCTGTAACGTAAAAGAATACGATCCGCACCGCGCGCGGCTCAAAAAAGTACTGGTTCCACTCCTTCATAACCGTAGCGATACGCATTTCCCGCTCCTCATCTGTCTCCTGAGGCCGGTCTTTCCGGTCCCGACGTATCTCAGCCCTCACCTGCCGCGGAAGTTCAGCGGACGAGGACGCAAGGCCAAGATGCGGAGGAAACAAGTGCCGTAAGAACATATCCCAATCTTGCTGGGTGACGTTCTCCATCCGGGGACTCCAGCATCGCGGGCGCCGCGGGAAATCCTTGGCCTGGCTTCGCGGATAGATGGTTATATGATGCTCCAGGACTtgctctgcatcttcaaGTGCAGGAGGTGGCCGTTCAGCAAAATACGCAGCGGCTGATGTGAAATGAGTTGGAAGTGCGGCAGATGCTGCTATGGGCATACTCCCTCGGCTGTTATGCAGCtgtgcatctccatctcggATGTGAGGGAGGCTTGGGGTTCCagctgatgatgaggttACATTTCTGTTGCTGGTTGACGGCGCAAGTAAAGGGTCCACGGCGGAGTATGGCGGCGGAGGTGCCTCGTCAGGGTCCATGGCGGGGAATGTTTGATCCCGAGAGATGGGATCACAGGATTTGCAGATAGACAGGGCGTTGCGCGTTTAGAAAGCCATACATAGTGCGCAGATTGTTAAGGGAGTCTCCAGTCCCTCAGACGCGCTCTCTGGAGACCGTTCTCTTGTAAAGGTTGAAgcggccaaggcagcaaGATTAAAAAGGCACGAGGCACCTGGCTTGTCCCGCCAACACAACTTGACTAAACAATGCCAACACTGCGATTTGACTCCGGTTGGCTCGTGTGTCGTGAGATCCGGGTCAGCAGTGCAGAATACGAAACAACGGTCAGAAGCGAAGGAGTCGAAAGATGAAGCTCTCCCAAATCGGTGGAGACAGCCGTGATCACGGGGCTTCCGCGGTCCGATTGGTCAAAACACCAGCCATACTATACAATTGGAGTAAGTACACCTATAGGGCTGAGCATGGAGATCATCTAACAATATCAGAAAATTATTGAATTAGGTCAATAGGATATCTTAAACGTCCATTGCAAATATATGTTACTATGCGCATGGTATCTTATCAACAAGCCCAAAGCACTGTCTACTCAAGCACCAAACTCCATTCCGGACCCTGGCAGAGATTAACCTCAAAATGGATGACAAAAGGTATGCCATTAGTCCCATGCATCCCCCCAaccatcgtcttcatccacaTCCTTCGGCTTCGTATCAATCTTCTTTGCAGGCGTCGCAACCTTAGCAGCAGGTTTCACTGTAGAACTTGGACTAGCAGTCCGTGTGAATGACGTAGTTTTAGAGTTGCCCAACCCTTTTGGTAAGggtttctttgcttttgatTGTGCAGCGAGCCATCCCGCGAAATCAGGTTCACCGCCATCATCATATGGGACAGTGCTAACTTTAGGTTTGGCAGTAGAAGGAGTAGTGGTTGGCGGGGTACTAAATGGGTCCTCGTCGTTCCCCCacccgtcctcgtcctcatcatccataGCTCCCCATGCATCGTAAACGTCATCTGCCGGTTGGGGTGCTTCCTCGCGGACTGATGTGGGCTGTGCAGACATTGAACGATTCAGTGGCTGGATTGCAGGTCGTATATCTTTTGCTTCATTCAACGTTGCCGGTGTGGTTGATGTTGTCACGCGCGGCACAGACGCAGAGCGTTGTTCCTCAGCTGGTTTAGGCGTGGAAGTAGACTGAATGGCGCCATCAGCGGCTGCTATTTTATTAGTGAACGAAGAAATAGCCCATCCCGCCCAGGATTTGTCATTGGACGTTCCTATGCGAGCAGCGTCTTTGGGCGCGTCTGAatttgttgctgggagagCTGTATCGGCCATGGTATGGCCAAATTTTCGAACACGCTGTAGGTACAAGTCTAGCGTTTTGTTGGCTTGGTCCCGTACCAACCTATACGCTGTCAGTGATTGACTAAAGGAATAAGGGGTTGACGCACTTTTCCCGGTCAAGGAGGGCAGGGCATATGGCAGGTAAAACTTTGGTCGCGCAATCATCCTCAGAGAAGATGTCCAACGTTGCAGATAGTGCCAACAGGCCAGCGTTTCGGGCGTGGACGAATGGGTCTCGAAGGGCGCGTGTGAAAGCTGCGACGAGAACTTTGGCTCTTGACTGGTAACAATTTAGCGACGCACCAACCAGGTATTTAGTGTACTGACGCTTTGTCCCAAGTTTTTCGCAATTTTCCCCAGACAAATCGTCGTATTCGTCCGGATGCCCGGCTGTTCATCGTTCGCAGTCCGTGCCAGGAATTTAAGAAGTTCCCCGTTAATCGTGCGGTCACTCAGTTTGGTGATAATAGGCAGAACAGCCTTTACTGTCTGTTCTCGAACGACTGGCGCCGCGTCTGTGAACCCAGATGTCTGCAATAAAGTCAGCTCGACCCAGGGTTTTTAGGCACAAGACAAACGAACCATTTGAGGGAAGATCTTATCATTTACAACTTTCTGAGAAAGGTTCTCAGCCATAATCGGTAGGTTATCCAGAAGACAGACCCTGATAGCCCGGTCAGGGTTCCCGAACAAGCGCACAATTACAGGTGTAAGCTTGGCGTTGAACTCATCCTGCGACAATTTCCCGCCAATTTTCAGGATCGCAGACAAGACCTTtgggccgccgccgccaaattCGACCGATTTCAAGAGCTCTGGGAGCACTTTCATCTTAAAGAATTCCTCTGGAAAGTCTTCCGAAAGATTTTCCAGCTCACTGGGTCTGTTAGCGCATCGCCTCAACAAACCATGGAAGAAACTCACTTAAGAAAATCTTCCCTCTCAGCATCACTCTTTAGACCTAAACTGTCAATATCATCCGTCAACCGGATCAGCGGGGTCTCAAAAAAGCCAccacttttcttcccttgCTCGACAAAGTGTGCCGGACTTAGTCGTAGTTTAGGGTTAGCCGCGCCCAGGCGTTTATAGCTCTGATGCATGCTAGGTGGAATATTCATCGTCTTGCCGACCTCCCCGGTGAAATTGCCGTTGAAGACCTCGAACACTAGGATCGCAAGACCATAGGAGTCCACGGCTGTTAGAGGGTGACGTTTGATTGCATCCCATCCTCCCTTTACAATCTCCGGGGGAGTGTATCGAGCGGTGTCTGGCATAAGGCTACCGTAAGTCTGCGCCATGTCAGTAGGTGATAGTAGGCCACGACTCAAAAGACTAACATATATCACCGCTTGATCATCGTTCATTGAGCTTAGAATATCAAAACCCCCGAGCTTCCATTCACCACTTTCACTTGTGTATATTGATGATGCTCTCACGGCACCATGGACTGATGTAGCGTCTTCATTAATGAACTTCAAAGTAGTCTGAGACGTAGATCTCATCAGTACTTGCTTGGATAACGGGCAATATTAACATACTGCAACCGTATATAGACCCCATTTAGATGTCTCCTCGCTCAGGCTCCGCCGCTTCACATGCCAGGATAGAGGGACGACCCGTTCCGTCACGATATAAATCGAAGTCTCGGTCTAACATCTATGAGTATTCGTTCTTGAGAGACAGCCTTCTAGGTGTAATGACAGTGACATACCTCAATAGTATCCAATACCTTTATCACCCCCGGATGCCGTAGTGTTCGTGATTTCCGCACGGCGTTCTTCGCAAGCGGCAGCCGTGACTTGTTCGGGGCGATTTCGAAGGTGAATACACTGCATGCTGAACCGTCTTCCTACATACAGATTACGTGTATATCAGTGCCCTGCACAAAAGCGGAACCACGTTCTAGAGAA
Protein-coding sequences here:
- a CDS encoding COPI-interacting protein CEX1 (transcript_id=CADANIAT00001287), whose product is MDFLKSAVASAMAKGSSFPYSLGDRVDISESIWTLHNATKREDGSACSVFTFEIAPNKSRLPLAKNAVRKSRTLRHPGVIKVLDTIETETSIYIVTERVVPLSWHVKRRSLSEETSKWGLYTVATTLKFINEDATSVHGAVRASSIYTSESGEWKLGGFDILSSMNDDQATYGSLMPDTARYTPPEIVKGGWDAIKRHPLTAVDSYGLAILVFEVFNGNFTGEVGKTMNIPPSMHQSYKRLGAANPKLRLSPAHFVEQGKKSGGFFETPLIRLTDDIDSLGLKSDAEREDFLNELENLSEDFPEEFFKMKVLPELLKSVEFGGGGPKVLSAILKIGGKLSQDEFNAKLTPVIVRLFGNPDRAIRVCLLDNLPIMAENLSQKVVNDKIFPQMTSGFTDAAPVVREQTVKAVLPIITKLSDRTINGELLKFLARTANDEQPGIRTNTTICLGKIAKNLGQSSRAKVLVAAFTRALRDPFVHARNAGLLALSATLDIFSEDDCATKVLPAICPALLDREKLVRDQANKTLDLYLQRVRKFGHTMADTALPATNSDAPKDAARIGTSNDKSWAGWAISSFTNKIAAADGAIQSTSTPKPAEEQRSASVPRVTTSTTPATLNEAKDIRPAIQPLNRSMSAQPTSVREEAPQPADDVYDAWGAMDDEDEDGWGNDEDPFSTPPTTTPSTAKPKVSTVPYDDGGEPDFAGWLAAQSKAKKPLPKGLGNSKTTSFTRTASPSSTVKPAAKVATPAKKIDTKPKDVDEDDGWGDAWD
- a CDS encoding peptide alpha-N-acetyltransferase complex A subunit ARD1 (transcript_id=CADANIAT00001285), whose protein sequence is MVDIVPLSSYPSYIDLLPSIQTCNITNLPENYFLKYYLYHALTWPQLSFVAVVRPRNGYPDGKIAGNYPKVVGYVLAKMEEEPTDGVQHGHITSLSVMRTHRRLGIAERLMRMSQRAMAESHRAQFVSLHVRVSNTAALHLYRDTLGFQVDSVESKYYADGEDAYAMRMDLSNMWLDWAEIERKDRERHAADEKDADEGDEVGELGKKEDEKEKEKMVRVKVGRSLGVGDLVEKNEAQTASV
- a CDS encoding uncharacterized protein (transcript_id=CADANIAT00001286), which produces MDPDEAPPPPYSAVDPLLAPSTSNRNVTSSSAGTPSLPHIRDGDAQLHNSRGSMPIAASAALPTHFTSAAAYFAERPPPALEDAEQVLEHHITIYPRSQAKDFPRRPRCWSPRMENVTQQDWDMFLRHLFPPHLGLASSSAELPRQVRAEIRRDRKDRPQETDEEREMRIATVMKEWNQYFFEPRAVRIVFFYVTDPRNAPISPLCPRCYPAATRASQENRGTQVPETGRGHPLPGNMHPTITGYPQAPMYPGQVPGPYGWSIPNPAPYPPQQGSGFFHPANPHVYHYQYPQWQPWGWGTQHSQQYESSILKGGPLGWFSSLAAQAQKYGDRISEQALHYGDQITAHAQYYGSKVEEQAMAHGRWIEEQAGLSGRKAESAFSGWNQPPQAYPHYYPQPQPQHQSQTSGTAQYTQQSQSAPETTVAQSQQLSSDQQPQQQPQQSANSTSYNRPRRDSTSSTTSDSSLSSIDSISTTSDLSSSDLATVRAQLLSLSAHHDRELYDAAVELRRQLDALRESRRQARVSSTRRWRPGWGQSRSDQHSTSQSSHQGRSSWGRWESPADRQRNQAERRAAKEELRATRKAFRDVVKRAREEQKESRRAKKARRRQERRERERRLAQGQNHGQEETASEAGSVPAPLSESNLEQRLQNLELGSNSQSRAVSAHITQRADADAGSESSAISSIKTPSANSEEEPEPAKEKGKEQKPSKGTE